Proteins co-encoded in one Spirochaeta lutea genomic window:
- a CDS encoding FeoA family protein: protein MIHRGWGRVGRFGRQNNPSPGRMRGFRRRIGPGRHLPGSTSLGDVQPHSEAIIQTLPCCPSLRSQAISQGLLPGSRIMMVENRHGGTRLVQSGDSLLALSQELVQAIGVTPLGMKPDHNHHS from the coding sequence ATGATTCATAGAGGCTGGGGCCGCGTAGGAAGATTCGGCCGCCAAAACAACCCATCACCCGGGAGGATGAGGGGATTCCGGCGCCGCATCGGTCCCGGAAGGCACCTCCCCGGCTCGACTTCCCTTGGGGATGTACAGCCCCACAGCGAGGCGATCATCCAAACCCTGCCCTGCTGCCCCTCCCTGCGTTCCCAGGCCATCAGCCAGGGACTGTTACCGGGCTCCAGGATCATGATGGTAGAAAACAGGCACGGGGGCACCAGACTCGTTCAGTCCGGAGATAGTCTCCTAGCCCTGAGTCAGGAACTTGTCCAAGCCATTGGGGTAACACCCCTAGGAATGAAACCAGACCATAACCACCACAGCTAA
- a CDS encoding FeoA family protein, with protein sequence MTTILRKGFRGTIAGYRPGSSAYRRSLLSMGLTPGEEIHVTGIAPLGDPIEIELRGYNLSLRKAEAEILIFRDNPKGGEL encoded by the coding sequence ATGACCACCATATTACGAAAAGGATTCCGGGGGACCATAGCCGGATACCGCCCGGGCAGCAGCGCATACCGCCGGAGCCTACTCTCCATGGGGCTCACCCCGGGAGAAGAAATCCATGTAACCGGCATTGCCCCCCTAGGGGATCCCATTGAGATCGAACTCCGGGGATACAATCTCTCCCTGCGTAAGGCAGAGGCAGAAATTCTCATCTTCCGGGACAATCCAAAAGGAGGAGAGCTATGA